The following coding sequences are from one Triticum aestivum cultivar Chinese Spring chromosome 5A, IWGSC CS RefSeq v2.1, whole genome shotgun sequence window:
- the LOC123104642 gene encoding protein ALTERED PHOSPHATE STARVATION RESPONSE 1: MGNCAASRLAGGGGGAGAGGDPVAVCRDRKRLIKAAADRRFALAAAHAGYAAALRAVADALDVFVARHTAPAPILITLPTPTASPPGSPKPAQALMPSAPSPTPSPPPPQPQPQRQTEAPPPEEEQEDCGARTPEMGTPEMGRPYYYTPPATPPPPPPAASAVGGWDFFNPFYGTEEVAAAAAAISDEEMRAVREREGIPDLEEAEEEDEDEDENENEGEGEKVVAAAAAKNPKADSSLGVAKQEGAKEVGEVTTGNNGGGLEVGMVQPGRELLAALKEVEELLSRAAEAGKEVSGMLEAAARAPELKESPSKIIHAIAWHRSPSSVSSSSYRSELGASSNSLSWTEKSETNKSDIFDDYGGMKSGSHSQTLGRLYAWEKKLYEEVKAIDQIRQTYEKKCVQLRNQDAKGSELRCAEKTRTNVRDLYTRIWVSLRAAESISDRIQKLRDEELQPQLVELLHGFARTWKVMVESHEAQRQIMFEVNSFTCPAYGKFCNDAQRHATLRLEVELRNWRSCFVSYVSAQKAYIEALDGWLSKFIVTDTIRYSRGISSIAPDRAGAPPLVVICHEWHTTLSRFPYKRVPFTMRNFNRSVRVLWLKQGEEQQQKRKVDGLAKELDKKATAYKRAENKVIETKLLEHRPEQDARQRMEQLSERKEALSALRRRVEAEKARHHHCMRDTHDVTLNGFKIGLASMFEALAEFSRDSVALYEDLLARAGPKEGPEKAASAAAIEQQQPPRPAAVEAT; this comes from the exons ATGGGGAACTGCGCCGCCTCCcggctcgccggcggcggcggcggcgcgggcgcgggcggcgaccCCGTGGCGGTGTGCCGCGACCGGAAGCGCCTCATCAAGGCGGCCGCCGACCGGAGGTTCGCGCTGGCCGCGGCGCACGCCGGCTACGCGGCCGCCCTGCGCGCCGTCGCCGACGCGCTCGACGTCTTTGTCGCGCGCCACACCGCGCCGGCGCCGATACTCATCACGCTCCCCACTCCCACCGCCTCGCCCCCCGGGTCGCCCAAGCCGGCGCAGGCGCTGATGCCCTCGGCCCCCTCGCCCACGCCCtcgcccccgccgccgcagccgcagccgcagcggCAGACGGAGGCGCCGCCGcccgaggaggagcaggaggactGCGGCGCGCGCACGCCGGAAATGGGGACGCCCGAGATGGGCCGCCCGTACTACTACACGCCCCCGGcgacgccgcccccgccgccccccgcGGCGTCGGCGGTCGGCGGGTGGGACTTCTTCAACCCGTTCTACGGGACGGAGGAGGTGGCGGCCGCAGCCGCGGCCATCAGCGACGAGGAGATGCGCGCCGTCAGGGAGCGGGAGGGGATCCCAGACCTGGAGGAGGCGGAagaggaagacgaggacgaggacgagaacgagaacgagggggagggggagaaggtggtggcggcggcggcggctaaaaACCCTAAAGCAGATTCTTCGCTTGGAGTGGCCAAGCAGGAAGGGGCGAAAGAGGTGGGCGAGGTGACGACGGGTAACAACGGCGGCGGGCTGGAGGTCGGCATGGTGCAGCCGGGGCGCGAGCTCCTGGCGGCGCTGAAGGAGGTGGAGGAGCTCCTGTCCCGCGCTGCGGAGGCCGGGAAGGAGGTCTCCGGCATGCTCGAGGCCGCCGCCCGTGCCCCCGAGCTCAAAG AGAGCCCGTCGAAGATAATTCATGCCATTGCGTGGCACCGGTCTCCCTCGTCTGTGTCATCTTCATCCTATAGGAGCGAGCTGGGAGCAAGCTCGAACAGCTTGTCGTGGACAGAGAAGAGTGAGACTAATAAGAGCGACATATTCGATGACTATGGTGGGATGAAGTCAGGAAGTCACTCGCAGACATTAGGGAGATTGTATGCCTGGGAGAAGAAACTGTATGAAGAAGTTAAG GCCATAGATCAAATTCGACAAACATACGAGAAGAAATGTGTCCAGCTGAGGAACCAAGATGCCAAAGGTTCAGAGCTGCGCTGTGCTGAAAAGACTCGGACAAATGTGAGAGACTTGTACACAAGGATCTGGGTTTCTCTACGAGCAGCAGAATCGATATCAGATAGAATACAAAAATTACGGGACGAGGAACTGCAACCGCAGCTTGTTGAGCTGTTGCACGG CTTTGCGAGAACTTGGAAAGTGATGGTGGAGTCTCATGAAGCACAGCGACAGATAATGTTTGAGGTGAATTCCTTCACCTGCCCTGCTTATGGGAAATTCTGCAACGATGCCCAGCGGCATGCCACTCTCAGGCTGGAGGTTGAACTGAGGAATTGGAGGTCCTGCTTTGTGAGCTATGTTAGTGCTCAGAAAGCATACATTGAAGCCCTTGACGGCTGGCTGTCCAAGTTCATCGTGACGGACACCATCCGTTACTCCCGAGGGATCTCTTCGATCGCGCCTGACAGGGCCGGCGCGCCGCCCCTGGTCGTGATCTGCCACGAGTGGCACACCACGCTGTCGAGGTTCCCGTACAAGCGGGTGCCCTTCACCATGCGTAACTTCAACCGGAGCGTGAGGGTGCTGTGGCTGAAGCAAGGGGAGGAGCAGCAGCAGAAGCGGAAGGTGGACggcctggccaaggagctggacaAGAAGGCGACGGCGTACAAGCGTGCGGAGAACAAGGTGATCGAGACGAAGCTGCTGGAGCACCGGCCGGAGCAGGACGCGAGGCAGCGGATGGAGCAGCTGTCGGAGCGCAAGGAGGCGCTGAGCGCGCTGCGGCGGCgggtggaggcggagaaggcgcGGCACCACCACTGCATGCGCGACACCCACGACGTCACCCTCAACGGCTTCAAGATCGGCCTCGCGAGCATGTTCGAGGCCCTTGCCGAGTTCTCCCGGGACTCCGTCGCGCTCTACGAGGACCTCCTGGCGCGCGCCGGCCCCAAGGAGGGCCCTGAGAAggctgcctccgccgccgccatcgagcagcagcagccgccgcgtCCGGCGGCGGTTGAGGCGACATGA